The nucleotide sequence GCATCTTCGGGAACCCGGCGGCCGTCAGTACGGCAGCGGAGTGCTCCATCACCTCGGCGAGCGCCGCCTCGTCCTGGGCCATGGGCACCGTCCCGTCTATCCGATCGCGAAATCCCGGCGGCGGATCAGGGCCGCGGCGCCGACGAGCGCGACGACCGTGATGCCGAGCATCCAGTATCCACCGGTCCAGTCGACGTCGCCGACAACGACCGGCGCATCCGCGAACGGCGAAAGGTGCCGCACGCCCTCCGGCAGCTTGACCAACCCGCCGAAGATGCCGACGAACGCCCCGAGTCCGAGCGCGGCCCAGCCGACCGGCGCCGTCCAGCTCGGGACGAGCACGAACACCAGCGTGAGCACCCCGAGGTAGACGAGGGCTACGGGCACCTGCGCCGCGGCGGCGGCGAACGAGTCGCCGAACGTGGATGCGCCCTCTCCCGCGGCGACCGCCGACAGTCCGGAGGCGATGGCCCCCGCGAGCAGCACCGCCAGCACGGCGATGACGCCGACGGCGACGTACGAGAACAGCCACCGCGTCCGGGTCACCGGGGCCGACATCACCAGTTCGGCCGTGCCGGAGGCCTCCTCCTGCCGGAGCCGGATGACCGTCTGCACCGCACACGCCGCCGCGAGCACACCCACGATGGAGAAGATCGCGGAGATGAACAGCTGGGTCAGCGGACCCGAACCGCCACCGCCGATGCGGCCGATCGCGTCGCGGATGCCCGAGAGCGCCGGATTGTCGGCGATCGAGCTGTTGATGACGGTGCCCAGCGCGCCCGCGAGAAGGCCGCCGAGGGCTCCGCCGATCGTCCAGCCGAGCACGGTCGGCCACTGCAGTCGCCAGGCCAGACCGAAGACGCCGCCGAGCGCCGGGCGCGCGGTCGCTCGACCGGCCCGCTCCGGGATCAGTCCGGCGCCCGAGTCACGGACGGCCTGCAGCCCGAACACGGCAGCGATCAGCAGGACGGCGAGGCCGAGTTGCAGCAGCAGCGGCCGCCAGTCGTCACCGGTGTACGGCGCGAACTGCTCGCCCCATCCGATCGGGCTGAGCCAGGTGGGCCACGCGGAACGCAGGTGCGTCCCGTCGCCGAAAGGCGTGCCCATCGCATCCCCGATCCCGCGCACGAGGTAGGCGAGGACGACTACCGCGGCCGCGAAGCCGTTGGCGCCGCGGGAGGTGCTCATTAGCTGGGCGAGCAGCAGGCCGACCGCGAAGAAGGCGAACCCGGCCCCGGCGGTTGCAGCGCCGGCGACGAACGACCCGTACGCCGGGAGTCCGGCGGCGATGAACCCGAGCGCGGTCACGACGGCGAGGGCCGCATTCACCGCGACAGCATGCAGAACCGTCGCC is from Leifsonia sp. 466MF and encodes:
- a CDS encoding ABC transporter permease, with product MTTTVAPDRPASTGETVPRASTGSVLGALMRQRLRRDRWQILIWLLCIALLAMFSASAIDQTYGDANARAQLIRLAIADPTIIVLRGLPQGTSLAAVAFFEIYTFLALLAGLMNTFLAVRHSRAEEESGRAELVGSTPAGRLLPTTATVLHAVAVNAALAVVTALGFIAAGLPAYGSFVAGAATAGAGFAFFAVGLLLAQLMSTSRGANGFAAAVVVLAYLVRGIGDAMGTPFGDGTHLRSAWPTWLSPIGWGEQFAPYTGDDWRPLLLQLGLAVLLIAAVFGLQAVRDSGAGLIPERAGRATARPALGGVFGLAWRLQWPTVLGWTIGGALGGLLAGALGTVINSSIADNPALSGIRDAIGRIGGGGSGPLTQLFISAIFSIVGVLAAACAVQTVIRLRQEEASGTAELVMSAPVTRTRWLFSYVAVGVIAVLAVLLAGAIASGLSAVAAGEGASTFGDSFAAAAAQVPVALVYLGVLTLVFVLVPSWTAPVGWAALGLGAFVGIFGGLVKLPEGVRHLSPFADAPVVVGDVDWTGGYWMLGITVVALVGAAALIRRRDFAIG